One genomic segment of Trichococcus shcherbakoviae includes these proteins:
- a CDS encoding DUF2703 domain-containing protein, producing the protein MSNKKDECSCGGDCCAQKQEKKKIDIDFLYLDLNTCKRCQGAESNLDRATNEVSAVLTSAGYGVSVNKVNISSPELAIKYEFLSSPTIRINGNDISLDVTETSCKDCGDICGDSVDCRSWIYEGIEHPEPPKEMLVNAILKEVYGMHSESPKSKKEYVLPDNLRAFFTGSEAKKEE; encoded by the coding sequence ATGAGTAATAAAAAAGATGAATGTTCTTGCGGGGGTGATTGCTGCGCACAAAAACAAGAAAAAAAGAAAATTGACATCGATTTCTTGTATTTGGATTTAAATACATGCAAAAGGTGTCAGGGGGCTGAAAGTAATTTGGATCGGGCCACAAATGAAGTTTCGGCAGTTTTGACATCCGCTGGCTATGGAGTGAGCGTAAATAAAGTAAATATCTCATCACCTGAGTTGGCAATCAAATATGAATTTCTCAGTTCGCCAACGATAAGAATCAACGGTAATGACATCTCCTTGGATGTTACAGAAACTTCTTGCAAGGACTGCGGAGATATTTGCGGAGATTCTGTAGATTGCAGATCCTGGATATATGAAGGTATTGAACATCCTGAACCACCAAAAGAAATGCTTGTGAATGCAATTCTGAAGGAAGTCTATGGAATGCATTCAGAATCTCCGAAATCCAAAAAGGAGTATGTATTGCCGGATAACCTAAGAGCATTCTTCACTGGGTCTGAAGCAAAGAAAGAGGAATGA
- a CDS encoding L-aspartate oxidase: MRNYDVLIIGTGVAGLFAALNISKDKKILIVTKGTLEDNDSFLAQGGICVQRDETDFEPFMEDTLRAGHYENNEAAVSAMIRSSQEIIDDLIGLGIAFDKKGDGFSYTKEGAHSRARILHCKDMTGKEINSKLIARIKERKNVSILENSTLVDLLVAGDRCHGAVLRDQSRKLFNVYAQSTLLATGGIGGLFSKSTNFAHLTGDAIAVALKHGIRVKDMNYVQIHPTSLYTGRPGRAFLISESLRGEGSILVGKDGQRFADELLPRDLLTKAIYTQMEKDRLPYVRMLLKGHVEGSIAERFPGIHAHCLQEGYDLTEDYIPVVPAQHYFMGGIEVDLQSKTSLANLYAAGETSCNGVHGKNRLASNSLLESLVFSKRAAQAIDESFQCALPYPFPEPDARSVTDGLAEARRRLLEEIGIEEEAHAK, translated from the coding sequence ATGCGCAACTATGATGTCCTTATCATCGGAACAGGTGTCGCCGGACTCTTCGCAGCCCTCAACATCAGCAAAGACAAAAAAATTCTAATCGTCACAAAGGGTACTTTGGAAGATAACGACTCCTTCCTTGCCCAAGGCGGCATCTGCGTCCAGCGCGACGAAACGGATTTCGAGCCTTTCATGGAGGACACTTTACGTGCCGGCCACTACGAAAACAACGAAGCGGCCGTTTCAGCCATGATCCGGTCCTCGCAGGAAATCATCGACGATTTGATCGGTTTGGGCATCGCATTCGACAAAAAGGGGGATGGCTTCTCCTACACCAAAGAAGGCGCCCACTCCCGAGCCAGGATTTTGCATTGCAAAGACATGACCGGAAAGGAAATCAACAGCAAACTGATTGCTAGGATAAAAGAGCGGAAAAATGTCAGCATTCTGGAAAACAGCACGCTTGTCGATCTTTTGGTTGCCGGCGACCGTTGCCACGGCGCGGTGCTCCGCGATCAGTCCAGAAAGTTATTCAACGTTTATGCACAGTCCACCTTACTTGCCACTGGCGGCATCGGCGGGCTGTTCAGCAAATCGACCAACTTCGCGCATTTGACAGGCGATGCCATCGCCGTTGCGCTGAAGCACGGCATCCGCGTCAAGGACATGAATTATGTCCAGATCCACCCCACTTCGTTGTATACCGGACGTCCAGGGAGAGCTTTCCTGATTTCGGAATCGCTGCGTGGGGAAGGCTCCATCCTCGTAGGCAAAGACGGCCAACGCTTTGCTGATGAACTGTTGCCGCGCGACCTGTTGACGAAAGCAATCTACACCCAAATGGAAAAAGACCGCTTGCCTTATGTCCGTATGCTTTTGAAAGGCCACGTAGAAGGATCGATCGCCGAAAGGTTCCCGGGCATCCATGCCCACTGCCTGCAGGAAGGCTATGATTTGACAGAAGATTACATCCCGGTCGTGCCCGCCCAGCATTACTTCATGGGCGGCATCGAAGTGGATCTGCAAAGCAAAACTTCGCTGGCTAACTTGTATGCCGCAGGGGAAACGAGCTGCAACGGCGTTCACGGGAAGAACCGTTTGGCGAGCAATTCGCTGTTGGAAAGCTTGGTTTTCAGCAAGCGCGCCGCCCAAGCCATCGATGAGTCATTCCAGTGCGCACTTCCTTATCCTTTCCCCGAACCGGATGCCCGCTCCGTCACGGATGGCTTGGCGGAAGCACGCAGAAGACTATTGGAAGAAATCGGAATCGAGGAGGAAGCCCATGCAAAGTAA
- a CDS encoding NADH-dependent flavin oxidoreductase, whose translation MSTMNSKLTFKRGLELKNRIMMAPMTTKMSFYDGVVTSDEINYYALRSGEIGAVITGAANVQNDGKGWEGELSVASDVFIPGLSKLASAIKKNGTKAILQIFHGGRMTDSSVLRGVQPVAPSAIAAERPNAETPRALADDEILDLIENFKAATRRAIEAGFDGVELHGANTYLLQQFFSPHSNRRDDEWGGTLENRFSFIDKLVDEVTATVDESGAENFIVGYRFSPEEYENPGIRFSDTLFLVDQLADKGLDYLHISLRDRQLVSVSEDHKEKSMMAYIHEQINGRVPLVGVGDVRTSEDAEQVLENAELVAVGRALLIDPHWGAKALDKKDDLIRQEISSYDREELFLANGVWGFMEFMMPDRLGK comes from the coding sequence ATGTCAACAATGAACAGCAAACTGACTTTCAAACGCGGCCTTGAACTTAAAAACCGCATCATGATGGCACCGATGACGACGAAGATGAGTTTCTATGATGGGGTAGTGACATCCGACGAAATCAATTACTATGCGCTTCGTTCCGGTGAAATAGGTGCGGTCATCACAGGCGCTGCAAATGTTCAGAACGACGGTAAAGGTTGGGAAGGCGAATTGAGCGTCGCTTCCGATGTGTTCATTCCGGGTTTGAGTAAATTGGCTTCTGCCATCAAGAAAAATGGCACTAAAGCCATCCTGCAGATTTTCCACGGTGGCCGCATGACGGATTCAAGCGTATTGAGAGGCGTTCAGCCAGTAGCGCCAAGTGCGATTGCTGCCGAAAGACCGAATGCCGAAACGCCAAGAGCATTGGCAGATGACGAAATACTTGATCTGATCGAAAACTTTAAAGCCGCGACTCGCCGCGCGATTGAAGCCGGTTTTGACGGTGTGGAACTGCATGGTGCAAATACTTATTTGTTGCAACAATTCTTCTCGCCGCACTCCAACCGCAGGGACGACGAATGGGGCGGCACCCTGGAAAATCGGTTCAGTTTCATCGACAAATTGGTTGATGAAGTGACAGCAACCGTGGATGAATCGGGCGCCGAAAACTTTATCGTCGGCTACCGCTTTTCCCCTGAAGAATACGAAAATCCTGGAATCCGTTTTTCGGATACGCTCTTCCTTGTGGACCAATTAGCCGATAAAGGTTTGGATTATCTGCATATTTCCTTGAGGGACCGTCAACTGGTTTCCGTTTCTGAAGATCATAAAGAGAAAAGCATGATGGCGTACATCCATGAGCAAATTAACGGACGTGTGCCGTTGGTCGGTGTCGGCGATGTCCGCACGAGCGAAGACGCGGAGCAAGTATTGGAAAATGCGGAGCTTGTTGCCGTTGGACGTGCATTGCTGATCGATCCACATTGGGGTGCGAAAGCCCTCGACAAAAAGGATGATCTGATTCGCCAAGAAATATCCAGCTACGACCGCGAAGAACTGTTCCTTGCGAACGGCGTCTGGGGTTTCATGGAATTCATGATGCCGGACCGTTTGGGAAAATAA
- the nadC gene encoding carboxylating nicotinate-nucleotide diphosphorylase has product MQSNRDRLILAALQEDIPTEDISINAILTGYTKGKAELLCKQDGIIAGLDVFARTFALLDDTIEVFFHCQDGDAVKSGDLLAEVIGDIRVILSGERTALNYLQRMSGIATHTRKIVNLLEGSGITLLDTRKTTPNNRIFEKYAVKVGGGHNHRFSLSDGVMLKDNHIAAAGGIKQAVAAAREYASFVHKIEVEVENLDMVKEALEARADIIMLDNMTPADMKEAVRLIDGCALVECSGNLTAENIAALRDTGVDYLSSGALTHSSAILDLSLKNLERV; this is encoded by the coding sequence ATGCAAAGTAATAGGGATCGCCTGATTTTGGCGGCACTGCAGGAAGACATCCCCACTGAGGATATCTCAATCAACGCCATCCTCACAGGCTATACGAAAGGCAAAGCCGAGCTGTTGTGCAAACAGGACGGCATCATCGCGGGCCTGGATGTCTTCGCCAGGACCTTCGCTCTCCTTGATGATACGATCGAAGTATTTTTCCATTGTCAGGACGGTGATGCCGTCAAATCGGGAGATTTGTTGGCCGAGGTGATCGGTGACATCCGCGTCATCCTGTCCGGCGAACGCACCGCCCTGAATTATCTCCAACGCATGAGCGGCATCGCCACGCATACCCGCAAGATTGTCAACTTGCTGGAGGGGAGCGGCATCACGCTGCTAGACACTCGCAAGACGACACCGAACAACCGAATTTTCGAGAAGTATGCCGTAAAAGTCGGCGGCGGTCACAACCACCGTTTCAGCCTATCCGACGGCGTCATGCTGAAGGATAACCACATCGCTGCGGCGGGCGGCATCAAACAGGCTGTTGCTGCTGCGCGGGAATATGCCTCTTTTGTGCATAAGATCGAAGTCGAAGTGGAAAACTTGGATATGGTCAAAGAGGCCCTCGAAGCGAGAGCCGACATCATCATGCTGGACAATATGACCCCGGCGGATATGAAGGAAGCCGTCCGTTTGATTGACGGGTGCGCCTTGGTGGAATGCTCCGGAAACCTAACCGCTGAAAACATCGCTGCCTTGCGCGATACCGGAGTGGATTACCTTTCATCAGGAGCCCTGACCCACTCTTCCGCGATCCTCGATCTGTCGTTGAAGAACCTGGAACGGGTCTGA
- the heR gene encoding heliorhodopsin HeR yields MKEITTEKLRRFNLIMGGLHLIQAVAMLFLATNVIQKIGEFSPEISQFYLAFNPETRSLETASRVLFELPFGVMVASFLFISAIAHALVSIPKKLNEIYNADLAKGINKFRWFEYSLSSSIMIVLIATLFGIYDIASLILIFIVNATMNFFGLVMEQLNVGRSKDNIEWGPFIWGSIAGVAPWIAILLYMFGTGNFGEVPWFVWAIVGTYFVAFNTFPINMILQYKKVGKWADYLYGERVYIVLSLVAKSILAWLVLFGAMQP; encoded by the coding sequence ATGAAAGAGATCACGACAGAAAAACTACGGCGCTTCAATCTGATCATGGGTGGACTCCACCTGATCCAAGCAGTCGCAATGCTGTTTTTGGCAACAAATGTCATCCAGAAAATCGGTGAGTTCAGTCCTGAAATCAGCCAATTCTACTTGGCCTTCAATCCTGAAACGCGCTCGTTGGAGACTGCCTCGCGAGTTCTTTTTGAATTACCATTTGGAGTTATGGTCGCTTCGTTCTTGTTCATTTCAGCCATCGCGCATGCCTTGGTTTCCATTCCGAAAAAGCTTAATGAAATCTATAATGCTGATTTGGCGAAGGGCATCAATAAATTCCGCTGGTTCGAGTATTCGCTCAGCTCGTCAATCATGATTGTCCTGATTGCGACGCTGTTCGGCATCTACGATATCGCTTCGCTGATTCTGATCTTCATCGTCAACGCCACCATGAATTTTTTCGGGCTTGTAATGGAACAGTTGAATGTAGGCCGCTCAAAAGACAACATTGAGTGGGGACCGTTCATTTGGGGCTCGATTGCCGGTGTTGCGCCATGGATCGCTATTTTGCTGTACATGTTCGGGACCGGTAATTTCGGCGAAGTGCCTTGGTTTGTCTGGGCAATCGTCGGTACTTATTTCGTTGCTTTCAACACGTTCCCGATCAACATGATTTTGCAGTACAAAAAAGTCGGGAAATGGGCGGACTACCTCTACGGGGAGCGGGTCTACATCGTGCTCAGTCTGGTTGCGAAATCGATTCTTGCCTGGCTTGTGCTTTTCGGAGCGATGCAGCCGTAA
- a CDS encoding carboxymuconolactone decarboxylase family protein, translating into MKYMIKAKKKKELSPEFIERIMLGVTEVNGCEVCSYAHTKMALEQGMAAEEIQQLLAGSVDEISVEEMPAYLFAQHYADRRGYPTEESWDRIVSLYGEDKAKGILGAIRAIMVGNAHGIAFSAFLSRLKGKAVKKSSLLYEITMMLSIIVYLPLTLIHALIDGLFKKPVISF; encoded by the coding sequence ATGAAATACATGATCAAGGCCAAAAAGAAAAAAGAATTAAGTCCGGAATTTATCGAAAGGATCATGTTGGGGGTGACGGAAGTCAATGGCTGTGAAGTTTGTTCCTATGCCCACACGAAAATGGCGCTCGAGCAGGGGATGGCTGCGGAAGAAATCCAGCAATTGTTGGCGGGGTCTGTTGACGAAATCTCTGTTGAGGAAATGCCGGCGTACCTTTTCGCCCAGCATTATGCGGACAGAAGAGGGTATCCGACCGAAGAATCCTGGGATCGGATTGTTTCGCTTTATGGGGAAGACAAGGCTAAAGGAATTTTGGGTGCCATTCGGGCCATAATGGTCGGCAATGCGCATGGGATCGCATTCAGTGCTTTCTTGAGCCGTTTGAAAGGCAAAGCTGTCAAAAAGAGCAGTCTGTTGTATGAAATCACAATGATGCTGAGCATCATCGTCTATCTGCCGCTGACCTTGATCCATGCTCTAATCGACGGCCTGTTCAAGAAACCTGTCATCAGTTTCTGA
- a CDS encoding deoxyribodipyrimidine photo-lyase, with protein MFYNKNNNKRTQIGGNRMILEERIKQLNAKNTAMERPYVVYWMQSSQRAEYNHALEYAIRQANRLEKPLVVYFGITDGFPEANERHYAFMLEGLKETKAALEQRGIQMLIRKISPEQGALEISGLAALLVVDRGYLRIERQWRATLAEGAECAVVQIESNVVVPVELASPKEEYSAATLRSKLKKILPHCLAPLEETVCQHPSVAAELPFEAYDVSDTEKALAGLAIDRSVPRVSDYIGGTTVAKLWLEDFIENRLAGYSERKNRPGESFTSNLSPYLHFGQISPLYIYRRLMGMDSESQQSFLEELVVRRELAVNFVYYNEQYDSYAAVPDWAKKTLDKHLADEREYLYSVEELEAAKTHDDYWNAAQLEMNLTGKMHGYMRMYWAKKILEWSSTPEEAYRKAIYLNNKYLLDGRDPNGFAGVSWCFGKHDRPWGERAIFGNVRFMNDKGLKRKFDMQLYLEQVAERARKRN; from the coding sequence ATGTTCTATAATAAGAATAACAACAAACGCACACAAATTGGGGGAAACCGGATGATACTGGAAGAAAGAATCAAGCAACTGAACGCTAAAAATACAGCGATGGAGCGACCCTATGTCGTCTATTGGATGCAGAGCTCGCAGCGGGCGGAGTACAACCATGCTTTGGAATACGCGATCCGCCAGGCAAACAGGCTCGAGAAGCCGCTGGTCGTTTACTTCGGGATTACGGACGGTTTTCCGGAAGCCAATGAGCGCCACTATGCATTCATGCTGGAAGGGCTGAAGGAAACGAAGGCCGCCTTGGAGCAACGCGGCATCCAAATGCTGATCCGGAAAATATCGCCGGAACAAGGAGCATTGGAAATTTCCGGATTGGCGGCCCTGTTGGTGGTCGACCGCGGTTATCTCCGGATCGAGCGGCAATGGCGCGCTACCTTGGCCGAGGGTGCTGAATGTGCCGTCGTTCAGATTGAAAGCAATGTCGTTGTTCCGGTCGAACTGGCTTCTCCGAAAGAGGAGTATTCCGCCGCGACCCTGCGCTCCAAGCTGAAGAAAATCCTGCCGCATTGTTTGGCGCCATTGGAGGAGACCGTCTGCCAACATCCATCCGTAGCAGCGGAGCTTCCATTCGAGGCCTATGACGTTTCCGATACCGAAAAGGCCTTGGCCGGCTTGGCTATCGACCGTAGTGTCCCGCGCGTTTCCGATTATATCGGCGGAACCACGGTGGCCAAACTCTGGTTGGAGGATTTCATCGAGAATAGACTGGCCGGGTACAGCGAACGCAAGAATCGTCCCGGCGAGTCCTTCACCTCAAATCTGAGTCCATATCTCCATTTCGGCCAGATTTCACCGCTCTATATCTACCGCAGACTGATGGGGATGGACAGCGAAAGTCAGCAAAGTTTCCTCGAGGAACTTGTTGTCAGAAGAGAATTGGCCGTCAATTTCGTTTACTACAATGAACAGTACGATTCCTATGCAGCTGTTCCGGATTGGGCCAAGAAGACACTGGACAAGCACTTGGCGGATGAACGCGAATATCTGTATTCTGTGGAGGAATTGGAAGCGGCCAAGACCCACGACGACTATTGGAACGCCGCGCAGCTGGAGATGAACCTGACCGGTAAAATGCATGGGTACATGCGGATGTACTGGGCCAAGAAAATTCTTGAGTGGAGCAGCACGCCGGAGGAAGCCTATCGAAAAGCCATTTATCTGAACAATAAGTACCTGTTGGACGGCCGCGATCCGAACGGGTTTGCCGGAGTGAGCTGGTGCTTCGGCAAGCATGACCGGCCGTGGGGGGAACGTGCCATCTTCGGCAATGTCCGGTTCATGAATGACAAAGGCCTGAAGCGCAAGTTCGATATGCAACTGTATCTGGAACAGGTTGCGGAACGGGCACGCAAACGCAACTAA
- a CDS encoding CPBP family intramembrane glutamic endopeptidase, giving the protein MDRTVMKWLILAIAVPAMCIIVSSFILSYYEVGFVSWEGDALFYILNIVAMLIGCAAEEIGWRGFLLPNLQKKYTPFTSSVIVGILWGVWHLNFTGGLFGFVLYTITIIEMSILMSWLYNKTAGNLVLMTVWHFTFNATSHMFLWDRFTLQLFAIESIVFGILCLFLFVAERNSSFFKSSAGSIQV; this is encoded by the coding sequence GTGGATAGGACTGTTATGAAATGGCTGATACTTGCCATTGCTGTCCCGGCCATGTGCATCATCGTCAGCAGTTTCATACTGTCGTATTATGAAGTAGGCTTTGTCTCTTGGGAAGGCGATGCATTGTTCTATATACTGAATATAGTTGCGATGCTGATCGGTTGCGCGGCAGAAGAAATAGGTTGGCGCGGGTTTCTGTTGCCGAACCTGCAAAAAAAGTATACACCGTTTACCAGCAGTGTGATCGTGGGAATCCTGTGGGGCGTTTGGCATTTGAACTTTACTGGTGGCCTTTTTGGGTTCGTTTTGTATACGATCACCATCATCGAGATGTCTATTTTGATGTCTTGGCTGTACAACAAAACAGCTGGGAATCTTGTGCTCATGACTGTTTGGCACTTTACTTTCAATGCTACCTCGCATATGTTCTTATGGGACAGGTTCACCCTACAGTTGTTTGCGATTGAGAGTATAGTTTTCGGTATTCTTTGTCTATTCCTGTTTGTTGCCGAGAGAAATTCCTCTTTCTTTAAAAGCAGTGCTGGGAGCATCCAAGTATGA
- a CDS encoding SDR family NAD(P)-dependent oxidoreductase → MTTWLITGCSSGIGRGIAKAVLKHGDNAIVTARNISTVADIVENYPDTAIAVPLDITNKESIADAVKAAADNFGGIDILVNNAGYGYRSSVEEGEEESVNLLFNTNFFGPIELIKQVLPYMRAQKNGAILNVSSIAAARSGVGSGYYAASKAALELMTDGLMKEVAPLGIKVMTVEPGAFRTKFYDTSLKGTQKQIEDYAETA, encoded by the coding sequence ATGACAACATGGTTGATTACAGGCTGTTCCAGCGGCATCGGCAGAGGAATCGCAAAAGCAGTTTTAAAACATGGGGATAACGCGATAGTGACTGCACGGAACATTTCCACGGTGGCGGATATCGTCGAAAATTATCCCGACACTGCTATTGCGGTGCCTTTGGATATAACGAATAAAGAAAGTATTGCAGATGCCGTGAAAGCGGCAGCCGATAATTTTGGCGGAATTGATATCTTGGTCAACAATGCAGGATACGGCTACCGCTCGTCCGTCGAAGAAGGCGAGGAAGAAAGTGTGAATCTCTTGTTCAATACGAACTTCTTCGGCCCGATTGAATTGATCAAGCAAGTATTGCCATACATGCGTGCACAGAAAAACGGCGCCATACTCAATGTTTCCTCGATTGCTGCCGCCCGCTCAGGTGTCGGCTCCGGCTACTATGCAGCATCCAAGGCCGCTTTGGAATTGATGACGGACGGCTTGATGAAGGAAGTCGCTCCGTTGGGGATCAAAGTAATGACCGTGGAACCAGGCGCATTCCGGACCAAATTCTACGACACTTCCCTGAAAGGGACCCAGAAGCAGATCGAAGATTATGCCGAAACTGCTTGA
- a CDS encoding alpha/beta fold hydrolase, with translation MKNIHFKGKTVKIALISMMLLIGVISIGSMGYVKTNYDESFSRVDKPDPKYSGYLRYSDVADAYDRTEIAFESSGNILKGHVYGSENDKGLVVISAGLGFGAENYLAETMYFVDNGWRVLTFDNTGTHESEGESTMGPSQSLLDLDAALTYIQGEQRLNNLPVMLYGHSWGGYAVTAILDYGFDIAAVASIAGFNSPIELLNEQSDSLLGAFSPLAYPFLWIYQNMLFGNTAWVTATNGINGTDTPVMIIHGVEDEVIAYDGASIIAHRDEIINPNVIYKTSSAENYDGHNNLFESDAASEYAKAKNLEYKEIYDRYDGEIPDDIKAEYYESVYRFRTSELDLDFMDEINFFFEEQQ, from the coding sequence ATGAAAAACATACATTTCAAAGGAAAAACAGTAAAAATAGCGCTGATAAGCATGATGCTGTTAATCGGCGTTATTTCAATAGGCTCGATGGGTTACGTCAAAACGAACTATGATGAAAGTTTTTCCAGGGTCGACAAACCGGATCCTAAATATTCGGGCTATCTCAGATACAGCGATGTGGCGGATGCATATGATCGCACGGAGATCGCGTTCGAATCAAGCGGAAATATTTTGAAAGGCCATGTCTATGGCAGCGAAAATGATAAAGGCTTAGTCGTCATTTCTGCTGGTTTGGGATTCGGTGCAGAAAACTATCTGGCAGAAACGATGTATTTCGTTGATAACGGATGGCGCGTTTTGACCTTCGACAATACCGGGACACACGAAAGCGAAGGCGAGAGCACGATGGGCCCTTCGCAATCCTTGCTGGATTTGGATGCTGCCTTGACGTACATTCAAGGCGAGCAACGATTAAACAATTTACCTGTCATGCTATATGGACATAGCTGGGGAGGCTATGCGGTCACCGCAATTTTGGATTACGGCTTTGATATTGCTGCAGTCGCCAGCATCGCTGGATTCAATTCGCCCATTGAACTATTAAATGAGCAGTCGGACAGCCTGTTAGGGGCATTTTCCCCACTAGCCTATCCTTTCCTGTGGATATATCAGAATATGCTTTTCGGCAACACTGCCTGGGTTACAGCTACCAACGGCATAAATGGTACGGATACTCCGGTCATGATTATCCATGGCGTCGAAGATGAAGTGATAGCATACGACGGAGCGAGCATCATTGCCCATCGTGACGAAATAATCAATCCTAACGTTATTTATAAAACTAGCAGTGCAGAAAATTATGATGGACACAACAATCTATTCGAATCCGATGCCGCAAGCGAATATGCTAAAGCAAAAAATCTGGAATATAAGGAGATATACGATCGCTATGACGGGGAAATCCCAGATGACATCAAGGCGGAATATTACGAAAGTGTCTACAGATTCCGGACGAGTGAGTTGGATCTGGACTTCATGGATGAGATCAATTTCTTTTTTGAGGAGCAACAATGA
- a CDS encoding DUF2238 domain-containing protein: MARNGKKAEPLPIILLVLFVIAYIISAIRPLDRLAWIGQMTPAVLLVLLLVVTYRKFRFSTFVYVMAFLHALLLLYGAHYTYSQNPLFNQWKEQFGWERNYFDRVGHFAQGFVPAFLAKEFLLRGGYVKKGKLLMLIVILSCLGFSAAYELSEFAVVKIMDVPADTVMGTQGDAFDSLWDMIWALIGASLAVFVFGPFQDSQIEQMGDG; this comes from the coding sequence ATGGCGAGAAACGGCAAAAAGGCAGAACCCTTGCCTATAATCCTTTTGGTTCTTTTCGTTATAGCGTACATTATTTCGGCTATCCGTCCATTGGATCGGCTGGCTTGGATAGGTCAGATGACGCCAGCAGTTCTGTTGGTATTATTGCTGGTCGTGACTTACCGGAAGTTCCGTTTCAGCACTTTCGTCTATGTGATGGCTTTTCTGCATGCCTTGTTGTTGCTGTACGGCGCGCACTACACTTACTCCCAGAATCCGCTGTTCAATCAATGGAAAGAGCAGTTTGGTTGGGAGCGCAATTACTTCGACCGGGTGGGGCACTTTGCCCAAGGCTTCGTACCGGCTTTTTTGGCCAAGGAGTTTTTGTTGCGGGGCGGCTACGTCAAGAAAGGCAAACTGCTGATGCTTATCGTTATTCTGTCCTGCCTCGGCTTCAGCGCAGCCTACGAACTGAGTGAATTCGCGGTCGTTAAAATTATGGATGTTCCCGCCGACACCGTGATGGGGACACAGGGAGACGCCTTCGACAGCCTCTGGGATATGATTTGGGCCTTGATCGGTGCGAGCCTGGCGGTGTTCGTGTTCGGCCCGTTCCAAGACAGCCAAATAGAACAGATGGGGGATGGTTAA
- a CDS encoding helix-hairpin-helix domain-containing protein — MKELQQIPGIGPKMAATLVSLGINTVADLRDKNPQELYERLNRITGQRQDPCVLYTFRCAVYYATEPNPDPEKLKWWNWKNG, encoded by the coding sequence ATGAAAGAACTGCAGCAAATTCCCGGCATCGGTCCGAAGATGGCGGCAACACTGGTCTCATTGGGCATAAATACAGTCGCTGACCTGCGCGACAAGAATCCGCAGGAACTTTATGAGCGTTTGAACAGGATAACCGGGCAGCGACAAGATCCCTGCGTATTGTACACTTTCCGCTGCGCCGTCTATTATGCGACCGAACCGAATCCGGATCCGGAAAAATTGAAGTGGTGGAACTGGAAAAATGGATAG
- a CDS encoding HIT family protein, with translation MKDENCAYCMEGEMVLAFGYPCCELPYSKVYVFKEQSHKGRVIVAYKDHVSELVNITDEERNGYFADIATVANALHKAFSPEKVNYGAYGDTGKHLHFHLVPKYKDDAFEWGSTFDMNPGRVTLTDDAYEALAEEIRINL, from the coding sequence ATGAAAGATGAAAATTGCGCCTATTGCATGGAAGGCGAAATGGTGTTGGCTTTCGGCTACCCTTGCTGTGAATTGCCTTACAGTAAAGTCTACGTTTTTAAAGAACAAAGCCACAAAGGCCGTGTGATTGTTGCCTATAAAGACCACGTGAGCGAATTGGTGAACATCACGGATGAGGAGCGCAACGGTTACTTCGCGGATATCGCCACAGTTGCGAACGCATTGCACAAAGCCTTCAGCCCTGAAAAAGTAAACTACGGCGCTTACGGCGATACCGGCAAACACCTGCACTTCCACTTGGTGCCAAAATACAAAGACGATGCCTTCGAATGGGGCTCGACATTCGACATGAACCCAGGCCGTGTGACCTTGACGGACGATGCGTACGAAGCATTAGCTGAAGAAATCCGCATCAATCTATAA